A region from the Candidatus Electrothrix scaldis genome encodes:
- a CDS encoding MBL fold metallo-hydrolase: MAISSYQAIDLFRWLMDKEDIVVLDVRNEKDFSRSHIESPYPFELHNISYYDFMEGEQEAIARVPVNRRIRIVCAKEGSAKYVAEILDNNGFADVGYLSGGFKSWGNMLVPKLVADEEGYQLYQFIRPAKASCSYGLLYNKEMMVFDPSRNIDFYLDFAAEKGCTLTKTFETHLQADYISGSRAIAEKTGATFYANEGDFGGSNNPYTPVNDGESHCFTDSDSGPKVKVLFTPGHTPGSTSYIINEKYMISGDTVFISSVGRPDLGGQAESWATMLYTTISMIQQLDKNLAILPGHYMNWEEANDALIFTTSLGDAIERNKAIYSIASEKEFIQFIKENMRPQPEEYAVIRLVNANKEEVDSDRAEVLDIGKNECAATAYAKAQAEKKAAS, from the coding sequence ATGGCAATTAGCAGCTATCAAGCAATCGATCTTTTTCGCTGGCTTATGGATAAGGAAGATATTGTTGTTCTTGATGTACGTAACGAAAAAGACTTTTCCCGTTCCCATATAGAATCCCCCTATCCCTTTGAGCTCCATAACATTTCTTATTACGATTTCATGGAGGGTGAGCAGGAAGCAATCGCCCGGGTTCCGGTCAATCGCCGCATCCGCATTGTCTGCGCCAAAGAAGGCTCTGCAAAATATGTCGCAGAAATTCTGGACAACAACGGATTTGCCGATGTGGGATATTTATCAGGAGGCTTTAAAAGCTGGGGCAACATGCTGGTCCCGAAATTGGTCGCTGATGAAGAAGGATATCAACTCTATCAGTTTATCCGCCCAGCCAAGGCCTCATGTTCCTATGGCCTCCTCTACAACAAAGAAATGATGGTGTTCGACCCTTCGCGGAATATAGATTTCTACCTTGATTTTGCCGCAGAAAAGGGATGTACTCTTACTAAGACTTTTGAAACCCATCTTCAGGCAGATTATATCTCGGGCTCCAGGGCCATTGCTGAAAAAACCGGAGCAACATTTTACGCGAATGAGGGAGACTTTGGCGGCTCAAACAACCCCTACACGCCGGTTAACGACGGAGAGAGCCACTGTTTTACAGACAGTGACAGCGGACCGAAGGTGAAGGTGCTGTTTACCCCCGGTCATACGCCAGGCTCAACCTCCTACATCATTAATGAGAAATATATGATCTCCGGCGACACGGTTTTTATCTCCTCCGTAGGACGACCTGATCTTGGCGGCCAGGCCGAATCCTGGGCAACTATGCTCTACACAACGATAAGCATGATACAGCAGCTTGATAAAAATCTGGCCATCCTTCCGGGTCATTATATGAACTGGGAAGAGGCAAATGATGCACTGATATTTACAACCTCTCTCGGGGATGCCATCGAGCGCAATAAAGCGATCTACTCGATTGCCAGTGAGAAGGAATTCATCCAGTTCATCAAAGAAAATATGCGTCCCCAACCGGAGGAGTACGCTGTCATAAGGCTCGTAAACGCCAACAAGGAAGAGGTAGACAGTGATCGGGCTGAAGTACTTGATATCGGCAAAAACGAATGTGCCGCAACCGCTTATGCCAAGGCGCAGGCTGAAAAAAAGGCGGCATCCTAA
- a CDS encoding murein L,D-transpeptidase family protein, producing MRMLIDSLTRYILLLLCASAGITGITWMAPFPPSAVASSWSQLTEEVPPPTTPKADQLMSQAEPRVRKELARKGMRLGQPVFMRIFKLSKQLEVWVYSRGEFRLFKNYPICNYSGYVGPKQAEGDWQSPEGFYTVSAAQMNPRSRFHLSFNIGYPNRYDSEQKCTGSAIMVHGNCVSQGCFAMGNDQIEEIYLLAYQAFLNGQEEFSIHIFPFRMTRKNMVKFRYSPWYDFWANLAAGYNAFEQTRQVPTISTSGGRYVFEDEKDQWIRKRWVLIQKPDDPQER from the coding sequence ATGCGTATGCTAATAGACTCTCTCACTCGTTATATTCTCCTGCTCCTTTGCGCTTCAGCAGGCATAACCGGTATCACCTGGATGGCGCCCTTCCCGCCCTCCGCCGTTGCCAGCTCATGGAGTCAGCTGACAGAGGAAGTACCTCCGCCAACAACGCCAAAGGCTGACCAGCTTATGAGCCAAGCGGAACCCAGAGTGAGAAAAGAGCTTGCCCGTAAAGGGATGCGGTTGGGGCAGCCCGTTTTCATGCGCATCTTCAAGCTCTCAAAGCAGCTTGAGGTTTGGGTTTACAGCAGGGGGGAATTCAGACTCTTTAAAAACTATCCTATATGTAATTATTCAGGATATGTCGGTCCAAAACAGGCAGAGGGAGACTGGCAAAGCCCAGAGGGTTTTTATACGGTCTCTGCGGCCCAGATGAATCCGAGGAGTAGATTTCATCTCTCTTTTAACATCGGCTACCCTAATCGGTACGATTCAGAGCAAAAATGCACAGGCAGTGCCATCATGGTGCATGGTAATTGTGTTTCGCAGGGCTGCTTTGCAATGGGCAATGACCAGATCGAGGAAATCTACCTCCTTGCTTACCAGGCCTTTCTCAACGGACAGGAAGAGTTCAGCATTCACATTTTTCCCTTTCGCATGACCCGAAAAAATATGGTCAAATTTCGCTACTCACCCTGGTACGACTTCTGGGCCAACCTTGCGGCAGGGTATAACGCCTTTGAGCAGACACGTCAGGTCCCCACAATCTCCACCTCTGGAGGACGGTATGTCTTTGAAGACGAAAAAGATCAGTGGATACGAAAACGTTGGGTTTTAATCCAGAAGCCAGACGACCCGCAAGAAAGATAA